From Bombus huntii isolate Logan2020A chromosome 4, iyBomHunt1.1, whole genome shotgun sequence, one genomic window encodes:
- the LOC126865170 gene encoding target of rapamycin complex 2 subunit MAPKAP1 produces the protein MAFYDNEHWLLSHIRDSFLSTDNTGQCEMVMLGEDIPKQLRSNGMLQCYPGMEESDDEDLDALAESYDIQMDMEYSHRERTNTAQRLEKMDLEREKAAKVSVKWRNDSVIPVTQQTELFQRKDFRKKTGQTKRYSLLSEQLEKCPNVPQNPFIEYAKFDGSAQVDIPIRKYRIFMCMLPKNQRTYPIHILVLATAKVLEFIGLICYKYANEHPDHPLKDDITRYGLYFTEDDGEVDWDLPCLDPRETISKFEFTTLGLAEMKPSDRARHNVFNWVELTNEEDFLEGQNEEEEVAEDLAKMEGHTTAMEAPLYQSYRVYIINKVRTKTEIYLGISGEKIEINPIITGKGAGRFWNRQRAVSYQIDNIAWCEVTETKGTKTIFTLVYTPHTSTSENILVPSGQLHSLHQSASFKNHEFEADSMTAEEIVRKINHILELHNSISRKEYLSQKERKAARRKSFHLHR, from the exons ATGGCGTTCTACGATAACGAACATTGGCTTTTATCACATATTAGAGATAGTTTTTTATCAACCGACAATACAG GTCAATGTGAAATGGTGATGCTTGGAGAAGATATACCTAAACAACTAAGATCCAATGGAATGTTACAATGTTATCCTGGCATGGAAGAAAGCGACGACGAAGATCTAGATGCTCTCGCAGAATCCTATGACATACAAATgg ATATGGAATACAGTCACAGAGAACGCACTAATACCGCGCAAAGATTAGAGAAAATGGATCTTGAAAGGGAAAAGGCTGCTAAAGTCAGTGTAAAGTGGAGAAATGATTCTGTTATACCTGTTACTCAACAAACAGAATTATTTCAAAGGAAGGATTTTCGTAAAAAGACTGGCCAAACTAAAAGATATTCTCTCTTGTCTGAACAACTTGAAAAGTGTCCAAATGTACCACAAAATCCATTTATAGAATACGCCAAGTTTGACGGCAGC GCACAAGTAGATATTCCTATAAGAAAGTACAGGATATTTATGTGTATGTTACCTAAAAATCAAAGAACGTATCCCATTCATATACTTGTACTTGCTACGGCAAAAGTGCTAGAATTTATTGGATTAATTTGCTATAAATATGCGAATGAACATCCAGATCACCCTTTAAA GGATGATATCACAAGATATGGCTTATATTTTACTGAAGATGATGGAGAAGTTGACTGGGATTTACCGTGCTTGGATCCTAGGGAAACGATATCTAAATTTGAATTCACAACGTTAGGTCTTGCCGAAATGAAACCCAGCGATAGGGCGCGACACAACGTGTTTAATTGGGTTGAATTAACTAACGAGGAAGATTTTCTAGAAGGtcaaaacgaagaagaagaagttgCTGAAGATTTAGCAAAAATGGAAGGACATACGACTGCTATGGAAGCTCCGTTGTATCAGTCGTACAg ggtatacataattaataaagtCAGGAcaaagactgaaatatatctaGGAATATCTggtgaaaaaattgaaatcaatCCAATAATAACAGGGAAAGGTGCAGGACGCTTTTGGAATAGGCAAAGAGCTGTTAGTTATCAAATAGACAATATTGCCTGGTGCGAAGTGACAGAAACAAAGGGAacgaaaacaatttttacgtTAGTTTATACACCACACACGTCTACTTCCGAAAATATTTTAG TACCCTCTGGACAGTTGCATTCTCTGCATCAATCAGCATCGTTTAAAAACCATGAATTTGAAGCCGATTCGATGACAGCCGAAGAAATTGtcagaaaaataaatcatatattGGAATTACACAATAGCATATCAAGAAAAGAATATCTATctcagaaagaaagaaaagcgGCGAGACGGAAAAGTTTTCATTTGCATAGATGA
- the LOC126865174 gene encoding uncharacterized protein LOC126865174 has translation MDHFHPVDASHSETNSECTKTVHKRRSSIFQSRTITFNEYEGTQCVEEGKTVDAEDAIKCVSKISPEKPIDLEEYIINLRNERKEWIETLKQRKVQRKNLAKQKLYSENRGQILDLNVLAEYEKAFVTARPNYQHIYRNYKKLSDIVAKTSVLYNLTYKLNQRFVRQMERRLCKVNDKIIEMLGS, from the exons atgGATCATTTTCATCCAGTGGATGCATCACATTCGGAGACGAACTCAGAATGTACGAAAACTGTTCATAAACGACGATCTTCTATTTTTCAAAGTCGTACAATTACATTTAACGAATATGAAG GTACACAGTGTGTAGAAGAAGGAAAAACTGTTGATGCTGAAGATGCAATAAAATGCGTATCTAAAATATCGCCAGAAAAACCTATAGATTTAgaagaatatataattaatttaagaaatgaaagaaaagaatggaTAGAGACATTAAAGCAAAGGAAAGTACAACGAAAAAATCTTGCAAAgcaaaaattatattcagaGAATCGAGGACAAATTTTAGATTTGAATGTTTTAGCAGAATATGAGAAAGCCTTTGTTACAGCCCGGCCAAATTATCAACATATTtacagaaattataaaaagctGTCAGATATAGTTGCAAAGACATCAGTATTGTATAATCTAACTTACAAATTAAATCAAAGATTTGTTCGGCAAATGGAAAGAAGACTGTGTAAAGTTAATGACAAAATTATTGAGATGTTAGGCTCATGA
- the LOC126865173 gene encoding calcyclin-binding protein, protein MSTKADELKLDIEEFNNLLQKANRQKSKDVLSLEIRKLQTELARLIEENQISQTKPAVAVSNSSQKCYEVKLNNYGWDQTNTTVKLYVTLKDVHQLAKEAVTCNFTEKSFDLHILGLNNKNYSLTINNLCEDIDTDKSSVRTKADMVIVSLIKKVAKHWSHVTSVEKRIKESKTSSAPDISEDGDPSTSLMNLMKKMYQEGDDEIKKTIAKAWTETQEKKAAGLSDYS, encoded by the exons ATGTCGACAAAGGCTGACGAG TTAAAATTGGACATTGAAGAATTTAACAATTTACTTCAAAAAGCTAATCGTCAAAAAAGCAAAGATGTTCTCAGTCTTGAAATTAGGAAGTTGCAAACAGAGTTAGCAAGATTGATAGAAGAAAATCAAATATCTCAGACAAAGCCTGCTGTTGCAGTGTCTAACTCTTCTCAAAAGTGTTATGAAGTTAAACTTAATAACTATGGTTGGGATCAAACAAATACGACAGTAAAATTATACGTCACATTGAAAGATGTGCATCAGTTGGCTAAAGAAGCTGTGACTTGTAACTTTACTGAGAAATCTTTTGATCTCCATATTCTTGGATtgaacaataaaaattatagtttaacaattaataatttatgcgAAGATATTGATACAGACAAGAGTAGTGTTAGAACCAAGGCTGATATGGTGATAGTATCCCTTATCAAAAAGGTTGCGAAACATTGGTCACATGTAACAAGTGTAGAAAAAAGAATCAAGGAATCAAAGACATCTTCAGCTCCAGATATAAGTGAAGATGGTGACCCCAGCACTAGTTTGATGAATTTAATGAAGAAGATGTATCAAGAAGGAGAtgacgaaataaaaaagacaATAGCCAAAGCTTGGACAGAAACTCAAGagaagaaagcagcaggattGTCAGACTATTCTTAA